The following is a genomic window from Bacteroidales bacterium.
TTACCAAGTTGGGTTTTCCGCTGAGGCTTTTTTCATTGTTACTTTTGTCAATAAGCGTGAAGGATATTTCGGCACCATAGATGGGTTGATTGGTTGTTGCATCGGTAACTATGCCTCTAACAGAGAGGGTGCTTTTCCTAGTAGTGATAATACGACGGGCTGCTTTATAGCCATTGTAGAAGTTGGAGTTAGATATTTTAACGATTTCGACAATTAGATCCATGTTTTTTAGGGCATTGTCGACGATGTCGAAGTATTTTGTTAGCTGGAGGGTGCTTTGCTTTTTTTCGGTAATGCCTATACGGGGCTTGGGTGCAGAATTAAGGAAATCTGTTATGGCATCGTGAAAACTGCTTTGGGTTGCTTCTGTTATCCCATAGGTTGATAGGGCAGCTAGGTTTGATTGTGTAAGATTGTATATTCCCTGAATGTAGTCGACTAGAGCAGTGTCGGATAATCTTTTTAGGTCGCTTTCCTTGAATTTTATTTCACTGATTAGTACGTTGTTGCTGGTGTGATTGGCGAAGGCAATCAAGCGACGTGATGTGTCGCATCCGATGGCGATAAGGTTGTCTTTTAGGTGGTGCTTGTCTACTGCAAGGCCTTTTTTGTCTAACATTTGCAG
Proteins encoded in this region:
- a CDS encoding carboxypeptidase regulatory-like domain-containing protein, producing the protein MEIRQESKVSMYLVTDNFISINVRTANTLPNFSIYYTIFKDGVAQIRTFGELQMLDKKGLAVDKHHLKDNLIAIGCDTSRRLIAFANHTSNNVLISEIKFKESDLKRLSDTALVDYIQGIYNLTQSNLAALSTYGITEATQSSFHDAITDFLNSAPKPRIGITEKKQSTLQLTKYFDIVDNALKNMDLIVEIVKISNSNFYNGYKAARRIITTRKSTLSVRGIVTDATTNQPIYGAEISFTLIDKSNNEKSLSGKPNLVRKTAKKGGVNVRSLPEGTYTVIVNKPGFIQQTTTITVSRGKLTEFTFQLIKS